A genomic window from Pocillopora verrucosa isolate sample1 chromosome 7, ASM3666991v2, whole genome shotgun sequence includes:
- the LOC136282165 gene encoding uncharacterized protein codes for MAVDPAVQDFIARSMAENNRSLMSEISTLITNSVESIKRSNSEAVEDQLREIKKIRREEPKSFKRKGNEVQYKFNAKIQDSIDEAKSYLESNAVDKAKESLTEGMSLLTERQKLVLLADKSEFGWKTVQEYTKHELAEDDQDGKKIRHAEERAEKSLKSVAAKKSKKKSKVDSLVLLVIHNLPVFHFNAVHPLHRGAISSRSIHARSRIFLQNLGAVLPAENLAAYIQSSSLLFRRNWSATELLKSSTWRELATVKYSLEAFNNNLAGHRVRWNTDNQNVVRIVQVGSMIEELQELALDIFLFASSHNICLDLTWIPRDQNSEADRFCKVVDIDNYSVHDDVFIHLDRLWGPHSIDRFASSYNAKLPRFNSRFLQSGTKAVDAFSQDWSCDNNWIVPPATVVGKVLNHMRESKAVGTLIVPMWKSSYFWPLLCNDGMHLNSFVKHWLCLPKRPDLFVAGRAKNKLGTKAFKSPCLALHIDFLQPERLSPVGFCTSPLGHCSVCQP; via the coding sequence ATGGCCGTTGATCCAGCTGTCCAGGACTTCATTGCTCGCTCTATGGCTGAAAATAACAGATCTTTGATGTCGGAAATTTCGACATTAATAACAAATTCTGTTGAAAGCATTAAACGCTCGAATTCCGAAGCCGTTGAAGACCAACTAAGGGAGATTAAGAAAATTCGACGCGAAGAGCCGAAGTCTTTCAAACGTAAAGGAAATGAAGTACAGTACAAGTTTAATGCCAAAATCCAAGACTCTATTGACGAAGCCAAGTCGTACCTTGAGTCCAACGCTGTCGACAAAGCCAAAGAGTCCCTGACCGAAGGTATGTCTCTGCTTACAGAAAGGCAGAAACTTGTTCTCCTAGCAGATAAGTCAGAGTTTGGTTGGAAAACAGTTCAAGAATACACTAAACACGAATTAGCGGAGGACGACCaggatggaaagaaaattcgCCACGCCGAGGAAAGGGCTGAGAAATCTTTGAAATCAGTTGCTGCCAagaagtcaaaaaaaaaaagcaaggtgGATTCCCTAGTTCTCCTAGTCATCCACAATCTTCCCGTGTTCCATTTCAACGCAGTTCATCCTTTACATCGTGGCGCTATCAGCAGCCGTTCTATTCACGCTCGATCGCGGATCTTCCTTCAAAACCTGGGAGCTGTTTTGCCTGCGGAAAATTTGGCTGCCTACATTCAAAGTTCTTCCTTACTTTTTCGCAGGAATTGGTCTGCAACTGAGTTGCTAAAGTCTTCTACTTGGAGGGAACTAGCTACGGTTAAATATTCACTTGAGGCTTTTAATAACAATTTAGCCGGTCATAGAGTCCGTTGGAACACTGATAATCAGAATGTTGTGAGGATTGTTCAGGTCGGTAGTATGATAGAGGAATTGCAAGAATTGGCTCTTGATATTTTCCTGTTCGCTTCCAGTCATAACATTTGTTTGGATCTCACCTGGATTCCGCGCGATCAGAATTCGGAAGCGGATCGTTTCTGTAAAGTTGTCGATATTGACAATTATTCTGTTCACGATGATGTTTTTATTCATCTCGACCGTCTCTGGGGTCCACATTCTATAGATAGATTCGCGTCTAGTTATAATGCTAAATTGCCTAGATTCAATTCACGTTTTCTTCAATCAGGTACTAAAGCTGTAGATGCATTCTCCCAAGATTGGTCTTGTGACAACAATTGGATCGTCCCACCAGCAACCGTTGTTGGTAAAGTATTAAACCATATGCGCGAGAGCAAAGCAGTTGGAACTTTGATTGTTCCGATGTGGAAGTCTTCTTATTTTTGGCCTTTGCTGTGCAACGATGGCATGCACCTTAATTCGTTCGTTAAACATTGGTTATGTCTTCCTAAAAGGCCAGATCTGTTTGTCGCGGGTAGAGCAAAGAATAAGTTGGGAACGAAAGCGTTTAAGTCTCCTTGTCTTGCTCTTCACATTGATTTTCTACAGCCTGAGCGCCTTTCCCCTGTTGGGTTTTGTACCTCACCCCTAGGCCATTGCTCGGTTTGCCAGCCATAG